A stretch of the Papaver somniferum cultivar HN1 chromosome 6, ASM357369v1, whole genome shotgun sequence genome encodes the following:
- the LOC113291506 gene encoding putative B3 domain-containing protein Os03g0621600, with protein MRRKLRSNASTNISNKTSFFKVLQIGRFEEKLLVPPAFIRHFNGKTPDKLILQSPTGRSWTIKMKKYGNKELFFYNGWPEFVHAHSLQHEDFVVFKYKGHSKFHVKIHAKTGCEKEFPLEFTEPILEVKQEEDEETDEETTYGNGYNEQRRVVKSAMPRMSEHPHFVAVWRDTRKSHLTIPRNFAKEFGLDEENSIVLQDPKERSWPVDLIQVADGRINMADGWAQFSEGNKLSAGDVCLFQVINRTKVDELNVIIFPKAEVEKQGWEVPNLPITRRPIYYLDPEFKTRNLGKRPMTACMTIPAKGRVAADSPESSGSESKCPYTHFKP; from the exons ATGAGGAGAAAATTGAGGTCTAATGCTTCTACAAATATCAGTAACAAAACATCGTTTTTCAAAGTACTGCAGATTGGTCGTTTTGAAGAAAAACTG CTGGTTCCACCGGCCTTTATCAGGCATTTCAATGGCAAGACACCCGATAAGTTGATCCTACAAAGTCCTACTGGGAGATCTTGGAccataaaaatgaagaaatatggCAATAAGGAGTTGTTCTTCTATAATGGTTGGCCAGAGTTTGTACATGCACATTCTTTACAACATGAGGATTTCGTAGTTTTCAAATACAAAGGTCATTCCAAGTTTCATGTGAAAATACATGCAAAAACTGGGTGCGAAAAGGAGTTCCCTTTAGAGTTCACTGAGCCAATTTTGGAAGTTAAGCAAGAAGAAG ATGAAGAAACTGACGAAGAAACAACATACGGAAATGGGTACAATGAACAAAGAAGAGTTGTTAAATCAGCAATGCCCAGGATGAGCGAGCATCCACATTTTGTTGCTGTCTGGAGGGACACCAGAAAAAGCCATTTG ACAATTCCAAGGAATTTTGCCAAAGAATTTGGACTCGATGAGGAAAATAGTATAGTGCTTCAAGATCCTAAGGAGAGGTCATGGCCTGTGGACCTCATTCAAGTAGCAGACGGCCGCATTAATATGGCTGATGGATGGGCTCAATTTTCAGAAGGAAATAAGTTATCAGCAGGTGATGTCTGTCTATTCCAAGTTATCAACCGAACAAAAGTTGATGAGTTGAATGTTATCATTTTTCCAAAGGCTGAAGTAGAGAAACAAGGTTGGGAGGTTCCGAATCTTCCGATTACCAGGAGACCAATTTATTACTTGGATCCTGAGTTCAAAACGCGAAATTTAGGAAAAAGGCCCATGACAGCTTGTATGACAATACCTGCAAAAGGAAGAGTTGCAGCTGACTCacctgagtcatctggatctgagtc aaaATGCCCTTATACACATTTCAAACCATAA
- the LOC113289350 gene encoding B3 domain-containing protein REM19-like, which yields MHPSYVDNRNCPLVHVPSKFAKQFLKRQSQTATLRTPDRKFWDVKCVVYNGSAKYAATFRKGWKEFRLHNDLKEGDICDFELVDKDNLGMDVTFSQV from the exons ATGCACCCATCTTATGTCGATAACAGAAATTGCCCCCTGGTG CATGTACCTAGTAAATTTGCCAAGCAATTTTTGAAAAGACAAAGTCAGACTGCGACCCTTAGAACTCCAGATAGGAAATTCTGGGATGTCAAGTGTGTTGTTTATAATGGTTCTGCTAAATATGCAGCTACTTTCCGAAAGGGATGGAAAGAATTCAGGCTGCACAATGATTTGAAGGAAGGTGACATTTGCGACTTTGAACTAGTTGACAAGGATAATCTTGGCATGGATGTTACCTTTTCCCAAGTATAG
- the LOC113289349 gene encoding uncharacterized protein LOC113289349, protein MNVRILGEAEVDKRDWELKSNRKRVHHLGSKLEVGSFKRGITTVIKEANGFQSKYPVCKIIMHPTYVGKWGAVNIPAEFAKTYLRDRNQMAILRISDGRVWHVGYRTSGSSSS, encoded by the exons ATGAATGTTCGCATCTTGGGAGAGGCTGAAGTTGACAAACGGGATTGGGAGCTTAAGAGTAATAGGAAACGCGTACATCACTTGGGTTCTAAGTTGGAAGTTGGAAGTTTCAAGAGAGGGATTACGACGGTTATAAAAGAAGCTAACGGTTTTCAGTCTAAGTATCCTGTATGCAAAATTATCATGCATCCAACCTATGTGGGTAAATGGGGCGCCGTG AATATACCTGCTGAATTTGCCAAGACATATTTGAGAGATCGAAATCAGATGGCTATTCTTAGGATTTCAGATGGAAGAGTGTGGCATGTCGGATATAGAACTAGTGGCTCTTCGTCAAGTTGA